AACCTCTGATTCTCCAAACAAACTGCTCATTCTTCAACTCGTATATGGACAGACGACTGTGAAATATCTATATCAGGTAATCTGCAATTTACAAAATCCTAATGGGAACAGAACTCTGCTTGAGTTTAATAATATTGCCTTTATGGGACTTTAGAGATTCTACAATCTTGTTTCCCCAACCCTGCTCTTCTCCTTGAGGCAAATGAATTCCCTCCtactgaaaacagctttcatgGGAAAAAGAAAGGTTTCAATGAAAAAGTGCTTTGTATTGTTCAcccagtaattaaaaaaaaaaaaaaaactagagcgGTGTTTTCACTGCCCGGGACAGAGCATTAACGTGGAAGAAAAATGGCGGCTAACACACAGCATGGAGCAGAATCATTTGTACAGTGACAGAGCTTTAACATGCCAACAATTTCATCTTCGGGTTTGAAACCGACAGCGGAGACGGTAACTAACTTTGGCGGTGAATGCCctgtgcaagaaaaaaaaaaaaaaaagcacaaatgcATTGAAAGCTGAACGTGTTTAAACTTAAAAACGGACAGCGGGGCAGCAACGGTTCACTACAGTTGCGACCGGTTGTGAGAGAGCATTCAAACCTATGAATATGTTGTGACTATGTATCCAAACTTTGATATACAGCGAGTAAATAGGTGACACGGTGGAAGCTTTGTTGCAAATGTTTGTAGCTGGCACTTTGAGTCAAAAATATAAGGGCATACGTAGGTtgtgaatgaaaaaaagatgGCAAACGATAAACTTCTATCATATCAAATGTAACCGATGGCTCTGCaactttgtcttttttctttttttttcttcaaataacTGATACATACACACAACATACAGATTTAACTGTCCATCAGTAAGAGTCTTTGAGTCTGTAAGTGAAGTAATCCTGTAAAAGGAGCTCCAGACCGCGTCACCCAGTTTCAGCGTCTCTGCAATAGGCAACAGAGTTGAAACGTCCCCTTTGAAGCGTTCCTCCTTCCTGGCCTCCTATCATCGTCCCCAGATCCATTTGTTCTGGAAGGAGGCCAAAACTAAAAGAAAGCCACTTTCCCAGAGTCTCCCAAAGCCTCTGTAACTACTCTGTAATTTCCTTCAGGcttcaaaaggaaagaaaaaggaaaaaaggaaaaagaaagacgtAAACGCATCTTCTCTGGTGCACTGACACTCATGGTGTAGTGTAGCTGTTTGTATCCTTCCCAAAATTGTAATACTCCTCCATGTCGTCCATGTTTGCTGTAGTGAGTTTAGTGAGGTTTTGGGAGCTACCATTGTCCATACTGTCTGGTGATGTGAAACTGAAGTTCTGGCCTTCATACTCCCCCTGGCTTTCCATTTCTGGAAGAACTTCTGAAAAATTCAACACATTTCGGGATAAATACCCTTCCAAAACTCCTAAttgcattttttccagtttcaAGCTCCTGAAAAATTGTTAgcattgaaaataaaatgcCCTGATATAATGTCCAGAAGTAATTCaacactaacaaaaaaaaaaaactcaaattgGACTTAGATTAGATTCGATGCAGCACTTATCTGACACacattaaacaaataaatgactTCTAAGATTAACAACCCCCAACCCAACGATATTAAGTTATATGAATCTCATTTCAGATGTCGCTAAGGGACAGAATGCACAGTCAAGGAACCTTTACTTAATATTCATAGAATTAAAGCGGGCCTCACCTTGTCCCTCTGGTGAGACGTCCATTCCATGCTTGACCTTCATGTGCCTGCTGAGGTTTCCCTTCAGGTTGAACTTACTGGTGCAGTAAGGACACTTAAAGGGCTTACTGCCAGCATGGAGGTGCATGTGGCCCAGCAGGTTGTACATTCTGTTGAAAGACTTGCCACATACCTgatgaaaataaacagaaacttaaCTTAAAAGGTTGACATTCGTGACATACACATTAAACATGCACCCTGCGGCGTTTGCTGGCAGGTTGTAGTAAGTGAAAACAGTTGCTTCTAATTTCTGGGACTTTCTTTTCATTCCACTTGTGCAAAGTCACTGATGTCAGAGCAGGAAGCAACTCATAGGAGAATCATGCAGCTGCTACCTTCTCTTTACAGAATCCCGGTGCACTCAACTGAAACGAAGAGAACTCTTAACACCCGCTGCTGAGTTGAAATGCTCACCTTGCATTTGAATGGCTTCACGGGCAGGTGTACGATCATGTGAGTCTTCAGGGTCTGCTTCTGGATGAAGCTCTTGAAGCAGACGTGACACTGGAAAGGTCTGACGCTGTTGTGGATGAGCATGTGCCTCTTCAGGTTGGCAGACAGGGTGAACTCTCTGGAACACACTTCACACTTGTGGCCTTTCATCCCCTGCGGAGTGCGAAcacgagtaaaaaaaaaaaaaaaagaaaaacattacgAAATGATTTCTGCAAATGTTTACTAGGCTGCATGTAGTCACAGCCAGGATAGGCTCCAGTCTGAACTGCCCGGAATGCCTCATTTGTAGTTTAGACTACTCTTCCGTTGCTCTTTGGCATCACTATGTGACATTACTGCATCGTGCCGGCCTTATGGGATAAGCTGCTGCCTGCACCTGCGACACCAGAGAAAGCCTTCTCATTTCTTGGATACACGTCCTGTGGTTCCTGCCCCTAAAAAGCCTCTTAAGGAGACTGGCAGCAGCTCCAGACATGTATTTAGAGGACTCATGTCTTCACTGAGCAGCTCCGCAGACtcaaaacaaatctagaatttgatgccagcaacacacACAGGCAGAAAACTGTGGCATGCTTTCTGTTGTGTTGCATCggtttctattctattctaaatatAGCCTTATTGATGCTGGTAGTGCATGCTCTCTGAACAGGTACTGCATGTCCTCTCATACCGTTTATATCATGCTTCTGGATTTATTGAGTGTTATATTGTGTTCGACCTCACATTTGCATGGCAGCGCAAAGCAGTACAATTGATCTAAGAAAGCACACGTGACAGAAGACAGTGTTGCCTTCACTCCACCCCCTAAAACCAGCTGTTATGTACAGAGGTGTAAATACATGGTTCATGACTAAAGCATGTCACACATGTTTCATTGagacctcaggaaattgtgACAAAGGTGACAAAAGGTATTACCCAGGGTGTAGACACAGACATAATAAAGCTATTTCTGCTGCGCATCACAgttaaactgcatttaaatgCACCAGCGCATAACAAAAAAGCCCTATTACTCAAGAACGTGCATCTTTAAGTCTTCCTGgacattaaaataatccagcaaAAGTTGGATTATTTTGAGGAGTCTAAAACATTCAATCTGAAACCATCCTCTGGTTTAATTTTTTCTCCCACAAAAACAACAAGTGAGAAGCAACTTCCTGCAAAATGCTCTGACCAAAGGGCGCATTTAAAGGTTCGATCTAACAGACAGAGTTGCTATCTTGACACGCAATGTCAGGGGTACAATTATATCCATATCCTGCCAGAGAGAGATGGTGCCCATTTGTCTGGCTTTACAAAAATCTATGGCAGCCATTTTAAGTGTACGAAAAGAGATTATTTTATTGCAGGAGAAAAGCCATCTCTATCCATCTTCATTCTACCCCTGTAACAATTTCAACCTCAAGCCACAGGAAACATAAAGGCTGAGAGGCAGACAGCTTAAGAAAATCTAAGGCCTTGTAAATGAATGTGCTGCTTACTCGTCCTCTCCACCCAGCGCTCAGTTAGTTGAGCAAAGTCTGGGATAGACTGAGTGTATTCTGGGTCAATGAGAGGGACAAATATATATTACCCTGGTTGACGAGAGAGTGTTTGTGTGAGAAAACAAATTTGGCAGACTGTCTGTCCGCCCACCGTCTCCGCAACAAATGGGTTGCGTTGCTGGTGTCCACCAGAGGAAGCGGTGAGCAGACAGCAGGGATAAACACGAACCACCAGAGAGAACACTGACAGCTCGCCATGTATCTCCAACGGAATCACGATGAGTGGGACTTTAAATTCTTTGTGACAATGTGATATTTCTATCCGTCGATGTTTTGTTCCTTTATCAATCTTCATGACTAAAACTGAAATTGTTATGTTCACAGGTTGAGAGTTGCAGGGCTCTTCGTGTTTCTCTTCCTCACCTGAATATGTTCAGAACAGCTCTGGGGAACTGACCAATTACAGACATTTCACTTAAAAGGGGACTGAGGAGTACAAGAAGACGCTTTCTGTGTTGTGAAGATTGAAATCTTAGAGGAAAGGAAATCACttgacagaagaaaaaaaatctattctgCTTCTTCGTCCTTTTCTTTTCGGCATTTCTCTGCTAAAATTGCAGATGAGCCTTTTCGAATGACGAGGTCAAAGCATTTATGCAGGGAAGCATCATTATGTGCAAAAGAGGGGTAATTATAACCTATTTTCACTGAGAATTCACACCATTTCTAGAATCTTAAACAGCTCTGGTCTGAATTGTTAATATGCACGAACCCCTTTCAAAGCTGGGAACTCAATTTTCTTGATGATGTCCCCAGGACACACATCCTGGAGCCGACTCTATGGAATAGTGAACAGGTGATTAACTGTGCTCGGAGTCACTGCAAGCAATTTCCTCATACAGATCTGCTAGCACTCGACTGACAAAAACTTTATGTTGACTAAAGGTCCGTTAGGAATGAAGAAGCTTCCTACTTTTTACATCGGACTTTTAGTCTCCATTAATACTTAACCTGAGTGCTGCTTGGTCTACAGAGTGCCAGGCTAAGAGTTCTTACCGGTCTACTTCAACCAGATATCAGTGAGGAAAGGACAGACAAATACCTGAGGTGACACCTTTGTACAACAGAGATGTGGCCTCCCTTTAAAGATCAGAAAGCtctcctttttgtgtgtgtgtgtctgagcttTCACTCTCCACTATGAGTAAAAGAGTCCCTCACTCTAATGGTGTATACAGGTAACATTTAGAGGGTGTCTGTAATTAAAGCAGTCAGGAAGTCTGAGTGGGAGTGGGAGGTTCAGGAGGAAGTACCTTATGGGTCAGTGAGTGCTGACGTAAGTGGTGCAGCTGTACAAACTCCAGGCCGCACTGAGAGCAGGTGTAAGGCCTCGGGCTCTGGTGCTTCAGGAGGTGGTTCTGGAGTTGGCTACGGTAGGCGAAAGACTTGTTGCACTCGGTGCACTGGAAGGTGTGGGGGCCTTGGTGGCTGGTCTGGTGCCGTTTGAGGTGGGCATAGGTGGGGAACTCCATGCCGCACTGTGAGCAGACGTGGCAGCGTCCTCGCTCGTGTTTCACCTCGTGCGCCCGCAGTTCGCTGGGATAGGCGAAGCCACGGCGGCAGAAGCGGCAGCTGTAGGGCTTGACGTCAGTGTGTTGCAGCATGTGCCGCTTCAGGTGGCTGGTCTGGGTGAAGCCCTTCTTGCAGACGGTGCACTTGTGGGGCCGCGTGCCTTGGTGGGTTAGCAGATGGGTTTGGAGATGACTGGGCTGCTTGAAGAGTTTCCCACAATGTGGACAGGCATGTGGTTTGATGCCATTGTGGCCCAGGATGTGCGTGACCAGGTTGTACTTGGACGTGTACGATTTATCACACATGCGACACTTCCAGCGCTTCAGACCATCTCCAACATCTACGCAGTACGATTCATCAATCTGGATATTGATGTCTAGCCGGTCAACTCTACGACCGCCATGACGCCGAGGGGGCTGGGGATGTGGAGGCTGCTGGTGCTGTGCTCCGCCACTCCCGTCTGTCCACATCATGTTCTGGCTGCCATCTTCGTACTCGGTACCCATGCCCATTTCTGTCGAATCATAGCTGCCCACTTCGCTGGTCTGGAAGTAGCTGCTGATGGCTTCCTCCTGCTGCGTGGGCTTCATCATGGTGTTCCCCTGGTGTTCTacttcctcttcatcctctcTGCCGCCGCGACCGTGACCTCCCATGGGCCGCGGGCCCTGAAGTCCTCTGTGGCCCGGCTCTGGTCCTCTGTGGACCACCTGGGGTGGAggaggatggacgtgtgtgttAGCTTGCTGCTGGTTTGTTACTTCCCGCTCACACTCTGCGCAGTTCTTGTTGGTGCCTCTGAGAGTGGCCGGATCCACTTGAACTAAACCACCTCTGGGAACCATATTGTTCAGCATGTGGACACAGGAGGACATTCCAGAGGTCACTACCTCCCCTTTCACGTGGGACGTGGATACGTCCGCGCCCTGAAGGCCATGGCGATCGGGGACAACCATTTTTGTGTCCGGATGTTGAGGCGGCCCCTGTTGCCACCTCCTCTGACTGCAGCTGGGTTGCATCTGACCGTCTTCTCCCAAGTTGTCTCCTAGGTAATCTCCGTTGGCTCCGATAAGCTGGTCGGCGTACTCGTAGTCAACTCCGTCTACTGGGGGTGCGGGGGACTCTTTGGGTTCACCGGTGTAGAAGCCGTTGGGTGCTATGGTAGCTCCAAACACTTCATTCTGGGAGATGAGACCTAGCACGGCGGCCTGGGCCAAGGACAGCACGACTACAGGATCTGTCTGTGTGCTTATGTCCACCAGCCTGGCCATTACCTTGG
This Odontesthes bonariensis isolate fOdoBon6 chromosome 1, fOdoBon6.hap1, whole genome shotgun sequence DNA region includes the following protein-coding sequences:
- the znf710b gene encoding uncharacterized protein znf710b isoform X1, with the translated sequence MRSLKHLKPHSRRSVEEASRRLGRCEPKVMARLVDISTQTDPVVVLSLAQAAVLGLISQNEVFGATIAPNGFYTGEPKESPAPPVDGVDYEYADQLIGANGDYLGDNLGEDGQMQPSCSQRRWQQGPPQHPDTKMVVPDRHGLQGADVSTSHVKGEVVTSGMSSCVHMLNNMVPRGGLVQVDPATLRGTNKNCAECEREVTNQQQANTHVHPPPPQVVHRGPEPGHRGLQGPRPMGGHGRGGREDEEEVEHQGNTMMKPTQQEEAISSYFQTSEVGSYDSTEMGMGTEYEDGSQNMMWTDGSGGAQHQQPPHPQPPRRHGGRRVDRLDINIQIDESYCVDVGDGLKRWKCRMCDKSYTSKYNLVTHILGHNGIKPHACPHCGKLFKQPSHLQTHLLTHQGTRPHKCTVCKKGFTQTSHLKRHMLQHTDVKPYSCRFCRRGFAYPSELRAHEVKHERGRCHVCSQCGMEFPTYAHLKRHQTSHQGPHTFQCTECNKSFAYRSQLQNHLLKHQSPRPYTCSQCGLEFVQLHHLRQHSLTHKGMKGHKCEVCSREFTLSANLKRHMLIHNSVRPFQCHVCFKSFIQKQTLKTHMIVHLPVKPFKCKVCGKSFNRMYNLLGHMHLHAGSKPFKCPYCTSKFNLKGNLSRHMKVKHGMDVSPEGQEVLPEMESQGEYEGQNFSFTSPDSMDNGSSQNLTKLTTANMDDMEEYYNFGKDTNSYTTP
- the znf710b gene encoding uncharacterized protein znf710b isoform X2, with the translated sequence MARLVDISTQTDPVVVLSLAQAAVLGLISQNEVFGATIAPNGFYTGEPKESPAPPVDGVDYEYADQLIGANGDYLGDNLGEDGQMQPSCSQRRWQQGPPQHPDTKMVVPDRHGLQGADVSTSHVKGEVVTSGMSSCVHMLNNMVPRGGLVQVDPATLRGTNKNCAECEREVTNQQQANTHVHPPPPQVVHRGPEPGHRGLQGPRPMGGHGRGGREDEEEVEHQGNTMMKPTQQEEAISSYFQTSEVGSYDSTEMGMGTEYEDGSQNMMWTDGSGGAQHQQPPHPQPPRRHGGRRVDRLDINIQIDESYCVDVGDGLKRWKCRMCDKSYTSKYNLVTHILGHNGIKPHACPHCGKLFKQPSHLQTHLLTHQGTRPHKCTVCKKGFTQTSHLKRHMLQHTDVKPYSCRFCRRGFAYPSELRAHEVKHERGRCHVCSQCGMEFPTYAHLKRHQTSHQGPHTFQCTECNKSFAYRSQLQNHLLKHQSPRPYTCSQCGLEFVQLHHLRQHSLTHKGMKGHKCEVCSREFTLSANLKRHMLIHNSVRPFQCHVCFKSFIQKQTLKTHMIVHLPVKPFKCKVCGKSFNRMYNLLGHMHLHAGSKPFKCPYCTSKFNLKGNLSRHMKVKHGMDVSPEGQEVLPEMESQGEYEGQNFSFTSPDSMDNGSSQNLTKLTTANMDDMEEYYNFGKDTNSYTTP